The following nucleotide sequence is from Pogoniulus pusillus isolate bPogPus1 chromosome 41, bPogPus1.pri, whole genome shotgun sequence.
CAAAATCTCTCTGCTGAAGGGGAGGGAGTTATGCCCGGGGATAAAGCTGAGGCTTTGCGAAGGAGGAAAGGGTTGGTTGGACCTCGCGCAGCAGAGGACCCCGAGCTCTGATCAAAGCCTCCCAAATCCTGTCCCAGAGAGGCATGGAAAATGTGTGGCTTGTGTCAGGGGGCAGCTTGGGCACTGCCAGATGGCTTCACAGTGCAGTGGTCCTGCCTGGTTGCTAGGACCATCTGTGGCTAAGCCTTTGCTTTCCGTCTTTAAAGGCCGtgctggggttgggttgatggctgggACTTGGttttagaggtcttctccaaccaaaatgattccaggGTTTCCCACAGCCCCAAACTTGAAGTTTGCCAGGGTTGAACCCTTGAGGACAATCTCTGCTGGCCATCTAAAGAGGATGGATGATCTTCCTTGGAAGGTCTTAAAGTGTCAGGGGGGAGTACTGGAAAGAGGATGAGGTTTCATCGTATGGAGAGGTGCATAAGAGATGCTGTCCTTGTTAGGTCAGTACTGtttgagcagctctgtgctgcttggggtggtCTGGATTGATGCACTGACTGCTCCCCTGCCTAGCTGGGTAAGTGCTGTGCTGATGAATGAGGCCAGAGCTACTTATCAAAATCAATCAGGACTCCAGTTAATTAGGGCAGTCAGGGCCAGGTCAGCAcattcccctctttcccccagCCTTGCGGTGCAGGGTTACAAGGGTCAGGAGTAAAAAGCAAATGGCTCATATCTCCCTCCTCAGACTGCTACAGGAGTGTACACTTAGTCAATagcaggaggggaaaggagatgcTCTGTGGAATGGGTAAATAAGGAGCCGTGGCTGTGCCCTCAGTCTGCAGGCATCTCTGTTACCGACCCACGAAGCACTGAtttccctccctgccttctTCCCCAGGGGACTTCTGCCTTTCATTCACTGAAATTGGTTGCATCAGACTCACTTTTCCAAGTTGCTGATGATCTGGatcagaggattgagtccagcaactttgcagatgacaccaagctaggagcagctgtggagctgttggagggtagcagagccctgcagagggatctggccaggctggatgggtgggcagaggccaagggggtgagactgaacaaggccaagtgcagggttctgcactttggccacaacaaccccaagcagcactgcagactggggccagagtggctgagagcaggcaggcagagagggccctgggggtggtgggagagaggagctgcagaggaggcagcagtgcccaggtgggcagcagagccaatggcatcctgggctggctcaggagcagtgtgggcagcaggacaagggaggttcttgtgcccctgtgctcagcactgctcaggctgtagccaggtggggttgggctctgctgccaggcagccagcaacagaagaaggggacacagcctcaagctgtgccaggagaggtctaggctggatgttaggaggaagttgttgtcagagagagtgattggcattggaatgggctgcccaaggaggtggtgttgctgtccctggaggtgttgaagtcaagcctggctggggcacttagtgccatggtgtaatgattaggctgggtgctaggttggattgggtgagcttggaggtgtcttccaacctggttgattctatgatccttttcCCTCCTTGTGTTGGCCAAGTGGGGCTGGGTGTCCCCTCAGGGGAGGACAGGAGAGCAATCCTGCAGACCCCTGGGCAGTAGAAGCACAGAGAAGTCTTCAGGAGAtaatgttgctgctgctgcttctgcttctctgcagaggcTTTTCAAAGCCTTCTTCAGGCTCCCTGGTTGTttcccagctccttcctgcaGGGTCTTGGCTTTCTCTGGAGCTCTCCTTGGGTTTCTCACACCCTCCTTGGCTTCTGATTGGTGAAATCTTGTCTGAGTCACCAGAAGACAGCATCttcatcttcttttttcctcactgTTTTGGCTCTTCAGGCAGGAGATGTCTCTACAgaggctgcttcccagcacctGCAGTGCCAGGCCAGTGCTACATTTGTTCTCtccttcccagtgctgctgtgcttggtGGAATCTGGCACTGGGGAGACTTTTTACCCTGTTGCTGTGTCATTTCCTGAATGGCTTCTCTGCTGATTTCAAGAGGGGGGAGAGATCTGTGGAGAACAAACGTTTTTGGGTCAGGGAAGGAGTCTTGTGTCTGGTTCCCATGTCTGGAAGTCATGTGGACTCAATCTTGGTGATTAAGCAGGAGAGGAGGTAGCTTGAAGCCTCTGAGCCTTGGCAGTCTGCTCAGGTCTTGGTGGAGATGCAATGGGAAGAGCTGGGCCTTGCTTTTCTGAGCCtgttaaagaggaaaaagaaccaAAGAGCAGAATTGTGCTGATGCCAAAGCAGGCATGGAGTGAGAAGTGTGGTCTCTCCTGCTAACAAgaaaggagcagcacagcagagctgtgtcttGCTGCTGGTGCCTCAGCATGGGACTGTCATGTACCTCCATCAGGGCAAGGTGCTGCTCTTCCCAgtggcagctctgggcagctgtaAGCATCCCTGTGGAGCACTGGGGTGTGCCtgagctcagggctgctgtAGGAGAAGCAGATTTGGTGTGTCAAGCtacttttcccacccctctttCCAAAGCACTGATCCCATTTCATTTCTTAAGTAGCTCCAATCCATCTTCCTGCACTACACAAACTGTGGTGCTTGTCCTGCTCTAGGGGCTGATAACCAACCATGCCCTGCAGGTCACCCCAGAGAGGCTCTAgcagcctgcctgtgtgcaAAGAACCTCTTGGGGGGGTGGAGGGtgggggtttttggttgtttttgtagGCAGCATGGCCCATGGAAGggtggaaggaaaggagggagggagggagagagggagggagggaggaaggaaggaaggaaggaaggaaggaaggaaggaaggaaggaaggaaggaaggaaggaaggaaggaaggaaggaaggaaggaaggaaggaaggaaggaaggaaggaaggaaggaaggaaggaaggaaggaaggaaggaaggaagggaggaaagaaggaaagaaggaaagaaggaaggaagggaggaaagaaggaagggagggagggaggaaggaagggagagagggaggaagggaagaagggaggaaggaaggaaggaagggagggagggaggaagggaggaaagaaagaagggaggaaggaaggaaggaaggaaggaaggaaggaaggaaggaaggaaggaaggaaggaaggaaggaaggaaggaaggaaggaaggaagagagggagggagggagggagggagggagggagggagggagggagggagggagggagggagggagggagggagggagggagggagggagggagagagggaggtaTCTATGGATGCTGCAGCCTTTGGGTAGCAAAGACTCCTGCCCCTGTGGACAGGCACTTTCTGTCCTTCATCTCCATCGCAGATGGGTTTGGGAGATCAAAGTgaggctctctgctgctgccatgctccTGATGCCAATCAGGAACTCAGCTCCGCTTTTAATTACCGCAGGTATTAAACTGCAGTCTCCCAGGCTGAGCCTCCTACCTTCAGTCTGCACAGGATCTATAGATCACTCAAATATCACTCAAACCCTCAAAGCAGTTCCTTAAATTGTTGTTGTCAAGGCTTAGTGCTGGTTCCCTGCACGGGCAAAACATCTACACTGGCTGGTTGCCCACAGGCTGCACATGGGGCAATCAGCCACCCTAATTGCTCCCAGTGATCTATAGCATTGACATTCTGGTGCTGAAGTCAATAGTTCCCAGTGCTGGATCATCAGCTGGGTCACAGTCTGGTGACTCTCCCAGCAATATTCTGAACTGTGTTTGTGCagaggggagggtggggaggggggaaatagaCAAACCAACCCTGCAATAAAATGTGCAAGGAACTGAAAGAACCTCCTGATAAATGAGAGCTGTAAGTCAGCctctgaggtcaggctggaaCCTGCTTATTGCTTAATAGAGTATGTGCAGTGGAGCTTGGATTATGGGACAGGAGctggctgggaggaggagagctccctggcagcacagTTAAgcacagtttgggtgttccctggaGGCAATCAGGGGAGGTTCCACTTGGGTTGTAGTGCTGCTTCCAGCCAGCAGTGATGCTCCCATCAAAAATGCCCAGAGGGTTGTAGGATTgcttgagttggaaaagacctccaagatcattgagtccaaccatcaactaaGAGctccacagccattaaaccatgccacAGAAACactccagttggaaaagacccccaggagcaccaaccaatatccctactctactaAGTTTACCCTTCCAATATCTCTACTCCACTAAGTTTACCCTTCCAATATCTCTACTCCACTAAGTttacccttaaaccatatccccaaggaccacatccaaatgacatttaaacacagaatcacagaatgggttaggctggaagagagctcaaaactcagccagctctaacctcctgccataggcagggacacctcccaccaaaacaggttgctcaaggcctcatccaacctggtcctgaacacctccctgggaaacttgtgccagtgtctcaccactcactgcaaacaacttcttcctaacatccactttcaatctcccctctgccacttccaacccattcctcctcctcctctcattaccagaccttgtcaatagtccctccccagccctccaggagcccccttcagatcctggaaggccaccccaaggtctcctccaagccttctcttctccaggctgcagagccccaactctctcagcctgtgctcagagcagagctgctgcagccctctcagcatcttggtggcctcctctggactggctccaacacttccatgtcctgcttgtgctgggggctccagaactgcacccaggactgcaggtggggtgtgaggagagcagagccaaggggcagaatcccctcccttgccctgctgcctacactgctcttgctgcagcccagcacagggttgctgtctgggctgcactcaccctgcaggctcctgttgagcttttcctcagcccagacccccaggtcctgttccccagggctgctctcagccattccccacccagcctcctcttccagtGCTTCCTGGAACTTCTCTCCTGATCGAccaccaagctgcagcagagctgagctggcacagccacatccctgtgctgctttAGGCGACGAAACTTCATCACGGCCTCACAGTcaacagctctgccccagcaggacCCAGAGCCCTcactctccttttccctctcgtTTATTGTCTCCTATAGTTGATTTTAAAGGCTGGGATAGTGCTACCTCCAGAGAAGTTAATAATCCTCAGGCAGGCTCCGAGGGCTGCGTGTCCCACCCTGGCAATAAGCTAACCTCCTCGTGTTAGGAGTGCCATTACCGCTGATGGAGGGCAGCGGATCTGACAGCTCCGGGGCTGGAGGTCAGCTTTGCTGTGGCACACATCTCCAATGCTCAGAGCAGTAGGGCTTTGATGCCATTAGAGGGAAGAGCTTTGCCTTACCCAGATTCTCTTCCTTTATTctgtttttcccctcccccctctccttttcaAAGGAAGGCATCGCAGCTGAGCGCTGTAAGAAGGGATCTATTTTTCTACTGACCCATTTCAGGGAGAATtcaagcccagcccagagcatgTGCTGCTTTTGAAGCTGGAAAGGAACTTCACAGATATTAAGAGCACTATGATCAGCTCATCTCACCTCATGCATAACACAGCCTGCAGAATTCCCCCCCAGGACTCTCAAGCCCAGCGCTCTGCAGctggctgacatcctggttttGCCTGTGATTATCCAGCACCATCTCCAGCCCTGGCTCAGGGGGAGTCTTGTTCAATCACTTCTCCTTCAGCAGTGGGATGTGAGACActtgctgtgggagacagcagCCTGGTTTGGCCCTTCTTGCCACCAGCATGTGGAATGTGCTGGTTctttgccctgctccctgcatgcTGGCAGCATCTGTGAGTCTTCAGACCTTGGCTGAGGGAAAAGGAGGGTAGGGAGGGTGGTGCTGAGACAGCTAGGAGTGCTCCCAATgtcttccccttcactgcctcccTTTGAGGACATAGGGTTGTCTATCTCAGTGTGGGTTATGGACCCAGGGGAGCTTTCAGGTCAGCTCTAGATGCTCAGCAGCGGATGAAGGAAAAGAGATTTGTGCAGCTTAGCTAagcctcttctctctccttccaagTTGCTGACAGGAGAGTTACTTCTACAAGGCAATTAAAGGCATCTGAAATGAACTTCCTGCTGCTAATCACCATCTAAAGGACCTGTCTCCTTCCTCAGATGGAGACAACCGCCTTTGCCTTTGCAGGCACCCTGAGGGGCCTTGTTCTGCCAtggctgccaggaggctgcagaccCTGCAGAGGAGGGCTGCTTTCCTCTCATCTGCCCTTAGAAAATCATCTTTCCCCATTTGTGCCAAACAGCTCAGTCTGAGGACCTGCAGAAAGACTTGTTTCCATCAAGCCCTTGGAAGTGCTGTCATGTTCCCTTGCAGGAGAAGTTGCTTTGAGGCTTCTCTGCTGACAGACCATTCCGAAAGCGCAGCTCTCCGCTCGTCCTCCcacccagagctgtctgagcttCCCTGGGCCAGCACTGATGGATTCAGCTCCACCTTTCTGATGGCCACCTCAGCCATTCCTGCATCTGTACCCAGCTCTTCctaaggtcacagaatcacagaatcagtcagggttggaagggaccacaaggatcatccagttccaatccctctgtgatctttgatcgcattcggtgcttctgtgctccacaacctccctgggcaacctgtgccagagtctcaccaccctcaacatgtgccagtctctcaccaccctcactgtaaacaacttcttcctaacatccactttcaatctcccctctgccacttccaacccattcctcctcctcctcctctcattaccagaccttgtcagtagtccctccccagccctcctggagcccccttcagatcctggaaggccactccaaggtcttcccgaagccttctcttctccaggctgcagaatcatagactcaagcatgttggaagagtcctgtgctggactctctccagcagttctatgtccttcttgaactgggaggcccagaactggacacagtagtgcagatgtgggctcagcagggcagtgatggggGTGTGGGGACTCCTTCCTGAGACTTGCCTGCCAGATCTCCCTGCAGTGCTTGATCTGATTAGCAGAGATGGGGCCAGGAAGGAACTTTCCACAGGGCAGTGTAGCAGGAACCACAGAGGGGTTTTGCTTTCCTCTGTGTCATGCAGTGGCAAACATCTGGATGTATTAGCTACCCGAGCCTGCAGGAGACAAAAGCATCAGTAACACCTCAGGCTGTCTGAGCTGGATCCCCAGGGAACATGGACTGCCTCTGAGCTGACCTTGGGGCTCATCATCCTAGTCCcacatggctctgtgctggactctcgagcagttctatgtccctcttgaattaggggccccagaactggacacagtactccagatgcagcttcaccagggcagagtagaggggcaggagaacctctctcaacctactaaccacaaccCTGCTAATCCACCCCAGCTTTCATCCAGCTGTGCAGGTTTGATGTCCTGGTCACAGGGTGTTAGAGCTGTTCCCTTCCTTAACGTTTGGCATTTGCTGAAGAGGTTTGGTGCCTTTCTTTCATTTTGATGCCTTTCTTTCATAGGAGATCAAATGCTAATAGTAGTGTTGAGgaggctttccagctccctgtcCCCATATGTGGTGTGGGACTTGGCTGGCAGCCCCATTCACAGTGGGTGTTAGAACCACTCGTACCAGGCTGAGgagccagggctgctttctgctcccagcagcattgCAAATGTGTTCTGAGGCTGCCCAGATCATATGCCTGTAGCTGGTGTACCTAGAGAAGAGCTGAAGATCTGTTTGCAGCATGTTAGTACATAAATCCAGctccccttcaggtgctgaagCACATTTGGATAATGACCTGGAACAACCTAGGTAGCAGGAGGTTACATGTACCTGTCAGGTCAGCCTCTCTGAGCGTGTGAGATTGCCAGCCAGCAGGCACAAGCAGCCAATTATGCCAAGCTCAGAAGCATTTcagtcctttccttttcttttttttctccccctttcctttccatctACTCAGCTCCACAAAGCAAATCCTGCTGTAAAGACCTCTGCTGCCCGCTGGCATCACCTGCTCTCTGGGTTTAAAGTGCCCTCAATATTTCCAGTGTGGGTTTTCTGCTGGGGTAGTTAAAGGCCACACTGGAAATACtgggcagaaagagacctgggggtggtgggagagaggagctgcagaggaggcagcagtgtgcccaggtgggcagcagagccaatggcagcctgagctggctcaggagcagtgtgggcagcaggaccagggaggttcttctgcccctgtgctcagcactgctcaggccacccctggagtgctgtgtccagttgtgggctcctgaattgcagagagatgttgaggtgctggaaggtgttgagagaagggcagcaaggctggggaggggcctggagcagagccctgtgaggagaggctgagggagctgggggtgtgcagcctgcagcagaggaggctcagggcagagctgattgctgcctgcagctgcctgcagggaggctgtagccaggtggggttgggctctgctgccaggcagccagggccagaagagagggacccaggctcaagctgtgccaggggaggttcaggctggatgttgttaggaagttgttgtcagagagagtggttggcattggaatgggctgcccagggaggtgttgatgGCTTCCCAATAAAAGCAAGGGATGAAGGAAGGTGCAGAGGTTTCCCTTGCTTTAATGAGAAGTGAtgccaggcacagctcagatgcccctgctctgcagtgcatcgagcagctctgtgccctctgagcttacatctttcttctcttcagcTTCATTTTCATGCCCTTCTCTGAATGCATTGTCTTTGAGCTCCTGTTCCTCCTCTTCAtcatgctctggcagaaggTCACCTTGCACATAGGCATGCCCCAGAGGCTTGTCAAAGGCTCCTGTCTTCTCCCCCAGCTGGctgtgcagccaggagaaagcGCAGAGCCTGTGGGAAGGGCACAGGATCTTCAGGGTGGTCCCATCCTCATactctgccacacagagcccacAGGTCTTGTATtggcctccctgcctgcaagtGTGCAGCTTTGTCTTGTGAGCCCTCTTGTACCACCTTAAGCCAACCAGAAGTGGGATGGTGGCAGTCATGCTGCAGAATATGACCCAGAagtcctgcaggctgtgcatTTGCTGCAGCCTTTTGGCACTGCCTTTGCAAGGGCTCCAGCCAGGTTTGGGTGGTAGAAGTTTGATGTATTCCCCTTTCTTGCACTGCAAAAGTCTCTGCAGGTGCAGGGAGACCGAGTGCCCAGTGAAGAGTGAGGGTATCTTAACCAgctgctgagcctcctcatcctcagcctTCATGGTGGTCAGCTGCTCTGAGCCCACGTTGTGCACCACAGCGATCTGGTACCCAGCCTGCTGGGCGTGGAGCACCTTCTGGACAAAAGAGCAGTCCTTTGCCTTTATCAGTGCAACAGAGAGCTCAGaggctcttcttggtgctgGAGCATTCTCTATGGCATGGCAAGCATTTGGTGGTCTCACCTCCATCAAGAAGCCTGTCAGctcttctgctggcagctgtggcccaAAGCATGCAGGTAGGGCTTTATAGGCAACACACTGGGAGCTGTCATTGTAAGCTACATAAGCCAAGgcttctgctggagcagcactgcagaaggcagtgagCAGCACGAGTTGGAGGAGAGGGAGCCAAGGATTCATGCtgactgcagctggggagctctggagataAAGTCCTAGGCTGATCTTGGAAGCATTAGAGACTGCCACAGAGGTCTCAGCAGGAGTTGAGCACTATGCCACAACCTGGgagccacagcaggcaggagctgaaagCCTGCTTCTGCCCTAGAGGTTTCTGCAGTGTTTTCTGGAGGTTGGGAGGTTCCCAGGATACAGCTCAGCtcttgggctgcagctgccaagCAACATTGCTTACAtcacctctgcagggctgtgacaTCACCCAGAGACTGCTTCCCGAGGCTGGGCCATGGAGCATCATTCCCAAccagctccagcttctccccttcctttttGGCCTGctccacacagaatcacagaaacatctgatccaggggcaggaccttacacttagcTCCTG
It contains:
- the ZNRF4 gene encoding E3 ubiquitin-protein ligase ZNRF4, which translates into the protein MNPWLPLLQLVLLTAFCSAAPAEALAYVAYNDSSQCVAYKALPACFGPQLPAEELTGFLMEVRPPNACHAIENAPAPRRASELSVALIKAKDCSFVQKVLHAQQAGYQIAVVHNVGSEQLTTMKAEDEEAQQLVKIPSLFTGHSVSLHLQRLLQCKKGEYIKLLPPKPGWSPCKGSAKRLQQMHSLQDFWVIFCSMTATIPLLVGLRWYKRAHKTKLHTCRQGGQYKTCGLCVAEYEDGTTLKILCPSHRLCAFSWLHSQLGEKTGAFDKPLGHAYVQGDLLPEHDEEEEQELKDNAFREGHENEAEEKKDVSSEGTELLDALQSRGI